A DNA window from Massilia putida contains the following coding sequences:
- a CDS encoding GH39 family glycosyl hydrolase: protein MRQRRTVLRAALALAFASPFALPATALAADAARQIVIDAKAPTVARDHFADLSVGSDYPGTLIRDDSLAQLKIAKDELGFRYIRFHAIFHDVLGTYKVVDGKPVYDWTKIDYLYDKLLGMGIKPFVELGFTPEAMKTSDNSIFYWKGNTSHPKPDQWAGLVDAFVRHVQQRYGKDEVRTWFFEVWNEPNLDGFWEKADQKAYFALFDLTSKTLKAIDPALRVGGPATAGAAWVPEFLAHTQQSGAAVDFIATHTYGVDGGFLDEEGKGDNKLSPSPDGIVGDVRKVRKEIEASYLPKLPLYFTEWSTSYSPRDLVHDSYMSAAYILSKLKATEGLAQGMSYWTYTDLFEEPGPPTAPFEGGFGLMNPQGIRKPAWFAYKYLHELGDQLVQTTDKQSWVTRDSKRDPDGVQVLAWDFQTPDMGNKSNRPFFGVVQPTKNGTPLKLTLKGMAPGTYKVQVYRTGFKANDAHTAYIEMGKPKTLTSAQLAQLQAQTVDKPETRTVKVAANGTANLQVPMRVNDVVLVKIATSR from the coding sequence ATGAGACAACGCCGCACCGTGCTGCGCGCCGCTCTGGCGCTGGCATTCGCCTCCCCATTCGCACTCCCCGCGACCGCCCTGGCCGCAGACGCCGCGCGCCAGATCGTCATCGACGCCAAGGCGCCGACCGTCGCACGCGACCACTTCGCCGACCTGTCGGTGGGCTCGGATTATCCGGGCACGCTGATCCGCGACGACAGCCTGGCGCAATTGAAAATCGCGAAAGACGAACTGGGCTTCCGCTACATCCGCTTCCACGCCATCTTCCACGACGTGCTGGGCACGTACAAGGTCGTGGACGGCAAGCCCGTGTACGACTGGACGAAAATCGACTACCTGTACGACAAGCTGCTGGGCATGGGCATCAAGCCGTTCGTCGAGCTGGGCTTCACGCCGGAGGCGATGAAGACGTCGGACAACAGCATCTTCTACTGGAAGGGCAATACGTCGCATCCGAAACCGGACCAGTGGGCGGGCCTCGTCGACGCCTTCGTGCGCCACGTGCAGCAGCGTTACGGCAAGGACGAAGTGCGTACCTGGTTCTTCGAAGTGTGGAACGAGCCGAACCTGGACGGCTTCTGGGAAAAGGCCGACCAGAAGGCATACTTTGCATTGTTCGACCTGACCTCGAAGACCCTCAAGGCGATCGACCCGGCGCTGCGCGTGGGCGGTCCGGCGACGGCGGGCGCGGCCTGGGTGCCGGAATTCCTCGCGCACACGCAGCAGAGCGGCGCGGCGGTCGACTTCATCGCCACGCACACCTATGGCGTGGACGGCGGCTTCCTGGACGAAGAGGGCAAGGGCGACAATAAGCTGTCCCCATCGCCGGACGGCATCGTGGGCGACGTGCGCAAGGTGAGGAAGGAAATCGAAGCCTCCTACCTGCCGAAGCTGCCGCTGTACTTCACCGAATGGAGCACCAGCTACTCGCCGCGCGACCTCGTGCACGATTCGTACATGAGCGCCGCCTACATCCTGTCCAAGCTGAAGGCGACGGAAGGCCTCGCGCAGGGCATGAGCTACTGGACCTATACGGACCTGTTCGAGGAACCGGGCCCGCCGACCGCGCCGTTCGAAGGCGGCTTCGGCCTGATGAACCCGCAGGGCATCCGCAAGCCGGCCTGGTTCGCCTATAAATATCTGCACGAGCTGGGTGACCAGCTTGTGCAGACCACCGACAAGCAGAGCTGGGTGACGCGCGATTCCAAGCGTGACCCGGACGGCGTGCAGGTGCTGGCGTGGGACTTCCAGACACCGGACATGGGCAACAAGAGCAACCGCCCGTTCTTCGGCGTGGTCCAGCCGACGAAGAACGGCACGCCGTTGAAGCTCACCCTGAAGGGCATGGCGCCGGGCACCTACAAGGTCCAGGTCTATCGCACCGGCTTCAAGGCCAACGATGCGCACACGGCCTACATCGAGATGGGCAAGCCGAAGACGCTCACCAGTGCGCAGCTCGCGCAGCTGCAGGCGCAGACGGTGGACAAGCCCGAGACGCGCACCGTGAAGGTCGCGGCGAACGGCACCGCGAACCTGCAGGTGCCGATGCGCGTCAACGACGTGGTGCTGGTGAAGATCGCCACGTCGCGCTGA
- a CDS encoding succinylglutamate desuccinylase/aspartoacylase family protein yields the protein MHMNTHPIATEPGLATYQLTSYHYGSAGSGKKVYIQASLHADEVPAMLVAHFLRRELERLDGDGRIHGEVILVPAANPVGLSQVVHGMPLGRFDLGTGVNFNRGFRHVAGELETALAGKLGPDAAANVAAIRAAARAAVERWDPSDATQVLKKTLLALAIDADIVLDLHCDNEALLHVYTGPALAERVKPLAALLGARAYLLSAESGGEPFDEACSRLWWELAAHFGPEIPIPPACAAVTVELRGEMDVRYEYAEQDAQALLQYLAREGIVDMPQTALPEPLCEATPLEAVEPLPAPQSGVLVFLKALGEEVKAGDAVADIVNPVTGDTATVRASRDGLLFASTAHRHLLRGMQVCKIAGTTPFRSGSLLSQ from the coding sequence ATGCATATGAACACACACCCGATCGCCACCGAGCCCGGCCTCGCCACGTATCAGCTCACGTCGTACCACTACGGCAGCGCAGGCAGCGGCAAGAAGGTCTACATCCAGGCTTCGCTGCATGCGGACGAAGTCCCCGCGATGCTCGTCGCGCATTTTCTGCGGCGCGAACTCGAACGCCTCGACGGCGACGGCCGCATCCATGGTGAAGTGATCCTGGTGCCGGCGGCGAATCCCGTCGGGCTGTCGCAGGTCGTGCACGGCATGCCGCTCGGGCGCTTCGACCTCGGCACCGGCGTCAATTTCAACCGCGGCTTCCGCCACGTGGCCGGCGAACTCGAAACGGCGCTGGCCGGCAAACTCGGGCCCGACGCGGCCGCGAACGTCGCCGCGATCCGCGCGGCAGCGCGCGCCGCCGTCGAACGCTGGGATCCTTCCGATGCGACCCAGGTGCTCAAAAAGACGCTGCTGGCGCTGGCGATCGACGCCGACATCGTGCTCGATCTGCACTGCGATAACGAAGCGCTGCTGCACGTGTACACCGGCCCCGCGCTGGCGGAACGCGTGAAACCGCTGGCGGCGCTGCTCGGTGCGCGCGCCTATCTGCTGTCGGCCGAATCGGGCGGCGAGCCGTTCGACGAAGCGTGCAGCCGGCTGTGGTGGGAGCTCGCCGCGCACTTCGGCCCGGAGATTCCCATCCCGCCCGCCTGCGCCGCCGTCACGGTCGAACTGCGCGGCGAGATGGACGTGCGCTACGAGTATGCGGAACAGGATGCGCAGGCGCTGCTGCAATACCTCGCGCGCGAAGGCATCGTCGACATGCCGCAGACCGCGCTGCCCGAGCCGCTGTGCGAAGCGACGCCGCTCGAAGCCGTCGAACCCTTGCCGGCGCCGCAATCGGGCGTGCTCGTCTTCCTGAAAGCGCTGGGCGAGGAGGTCAAGGCGGGCGATGCCGTCGCCGACATCGTCAATCCGGTCACCGGCGACACGGCCACCGTGCGCGCCAGCCGCGACGGTCTGCTGTTCGCCTCCACCGCACACCGCCACCTGCTGCGCGGCATGCAAGTCTGTAAGATCGCGGGCACGACGCCCTTCCGTTCCGGTTCACTTCTAAGTCAATGA
- a CDS encoding outer membrane protein assembly factor BamB family protein, translating to MNLRYLVLAISTTFLTACGGGGGGGGGGGSGGGGGGSGTTPAPAVPPPYTLSTSTVNAKYVAGYPATVNVTATQTTPFVGVAYLKLTSDSDVIQSMQAKPNTDGSFAITLSTSATAIAGHYAGQITVNVCKDAACTSSFDGAPFKVPYVIDIVPAEGGTIPSNLTALASIAGAGDWSGFQGNAAHTGFVPVALAPAKFAVRWKYEAASVNGYQMTISDIVTSAGQLYFSTGGFWDAGRVGHNLYAFNEQDGKQSWIHDFGNLQTPTTNPPGVANGKVYLFAGSQESTAMFAFDAKDGTQLFSTPGSSQWEHYLAPVVVGGSVYSEGGTYGGMFAYNAGTGAMQWFTNLAQIDGWTPAVDADNAYVYLNNALDIVDRRTGTKVRQIAGTANAWPTGATPLIGAPGNVIVTGNEALMNFDTVNGQVRWTVPGHFHAGSAYDNKEIFVLNGGPYVLEARSETDGSKLWSWTPPAPTGGWRGNVLLTQNLVFVSTDSATYAIDRTSHATVWTQPFPGKLTLSANGVLYINNDTSILAINVK from the coding sequence ATGAATTTACGCTATCTTGTCCTGGCAATCAGCACGACTTTCCTCACCGCTTGCGGTGGTGGTGGTGGCGGTGGTGGTGGCGGTGGCAGCGGTGGTGGCGGTGGCGGCAGCGGAACCACGCCCGCACCTGCTGTCCCGCCACCTTACACGCTCAGCACGAGCACCGTTAATGCGAAATACGTGGCCGGGTACCCTGCAACAGTCAACGTGACGGCCACCCAGACGACGCCTTTCGTTGGCGTTGCGTATCTCAAGCTCACCTCCGACAGCGACGTCATCCAGTCGATGCAGGCCAAGCCGAATACGGACGGCAGTTTCGCAATCACGCTTAGCACTTCCGCCACTGCGATCGCCGGCCACTACGCAGGGCAGATCACGGTGAACGTGTGCAAGGACGCGGCATGCACATCTTCGTTCGACGGCGCGCCGTTCAAGGTCCCGTATGTCATCGATATTGTTCCTGCAGAAGGCGGCACGATCCCGTCCAACCTCACCGCGCTTGCGTCCATCGCCGGCGCCGGGGACTGGAGCGGCTTCCAGGGCAATGCGGCGCACACGGGCTTCGTTCCTGTTGCGCTGGCCCCAGCCAAGTTCGCGGTGCGCTGGAAATACGAGGCGGCGTCGGTGAACGGTTACCAGATGACGATTTCGGACATCGTCACCAGCGCCGGGCAGCTGTATTTTTCGACCGGCGGCTTCTGGGATGCCGGCCGCGTTGGCCACAACCTGTACGCATTCAACGAGCAAGATGGCAAGCAGTCATGGATTCACGACTTCGGTAACCTGCAGACGCCAACCACCAACCCGCCCGGCGTTGCCAACGGCAAAGTCTACCTGTTCGCTGGTTCGCAGGAATCGACGGCCATGTTCGCATTCGATGCGAAAGATGGCACACAGCTGTTTTCGACGCCCGGCTCGTCACAGTGGGAGCACTATCTTGCACCGGTCGTTGTCGGCGGCAGTGTTTACTCCGAGGGTGGCACGTATGGCGGTATGTTTGCGTACAACGCAGGTACGGGTGCCATGCAGTGGTTCACCAATCTCGCGCAGATCGATGGCTGGACACCGGCGGTCGATGCCGACAACGCCTATGTCTACCTGAATAATGCCCTGGACATCGTCGATCGCCGTACCGGCACCAAGGTTCGCCAGATAGCGGGGACGGCGAATGCCTGGCCCACCGGTGCGACGCCGCTGATCGGCGCGCCGGGTAACGTGATCGTCACCGGGAACGAAGCGTTGATGAACTTCGATACGGTGAACGGGCAAGTACGCTGGACGGTGCCCGGACATTTCCACGCGGGATCGGCCTACGACAACAAGGAGATCTTCGTCCTGAACGGGGGACCTTATGTGCTCGAAGCACGCAGTGAAACCGATGGCAGCAAGCTGTGGAGCTGGACGCCACCGGCCCCGACCGGTGGCTGGCGCGGCAACGTCCTGCTGACGCAGAACCTGGTCTTCGTGAGCACGGACAGCGCTACCTATGCGATCGATCGTACGAGTCATGCAACGGTGTGGACGCAGCCGTTTCCCGGCAAGCTGACGCTGTCGGCCAACGGCGTTTTGTATATCAATAACGATACGAGCATCCTGGCGATCAATGTGAAATGA
- a CDS encoding YfcC family protein has product MPNTFVLLFAILALIALATWLVPGGKYETHLVNGKQLVDPASFHYVANAPQGLVALMKAPIKGFVEAAQIIGFVLIVGGAFAVVQKTDAIDTGIRSIARMHEHSALVRAALIPVFVTLFSLGGATFGMNEEAIPFVLIFVPLALALGYDTIVGVSIPFLGSQAGFGAAFLNPFNVGIAQGIAGVPVFSGIGYRLIVWVAATSVTIAFLMWYAARVKNNPTLSPTYVLDQTRRLERPAAVALDRMTGRHKAVLAIFALALGSMVIGVVKFDWYIDEIAALFLSMAIVVGIVGRLGPDNWVAAFMQGAKDLAPTALVIAIARGTMILARDAHIIDTMLHGLMPLVQSSHPVFAAQKMYLIQSVINFFIHSGTGQAALTMPIMAPLADLVGVTRQTAILAFQLGELSTPMIPTSGITVGVLALARVPWLTWARWMIPLQLIYLVLALALLVPPCLMQWG; this is encoded by the coding sequence ATGCCCAACACCTTCGTGCTGCTGTTCGCGATCCTCGCGCTGATCGCGTTGGCGACGTGGCTCGTCCCCGGCGGGAAGTACGAGACCCATCTCGTGAACGGCAAGCAGCTCGTCGACCCGGCCTCGTTCCACTACGTCGCGAACGCGCCGCAAGGCCTCGTGGCCTTGATGAAGGCGCCCATCAAGGGTTTCGTGGAGGCGGCGCAGATCATCGGCTTCGTGCTGATCGTCGGCGGCGCGTTCGCCGTCGTGCAGAAAACCGACGCGATCGACACGGGGATCCGCTCGATCGCCCGCATGCACGAGCACTCGGCACTCGTGCGCGCCGCGCTGATTCCCGTTTTCGTCACCTTGTTCTCGCTGGGCGGCGCCACGTTCGGCATGAACGAGGAGGCGATTCCGTTCGTCCTGATCTTCGTGCCGCTGGCGCTGGCGCTCGGCTACGACACCATCGTCGGCGTGTCGATTCCGTTCCTCGGTTCGCAGGCCGGTTTCGGTGCCGCCTTCCTCAATCCGTTCAACGTCGGCATCGCCCAAGGCATCGCCGGCGTGCCCGTGTTTTCGGGGATCGGGTATCGCTTGATCGTGTGGGTCGCGGCGACGTCCGTCACGATCGCCTTCCTGATGTGGTACGCGGCCCGCGTCAAGAACAACCCCACACTGAGCCCGACCTATGTGCTGGACCAGACACGGCGCCTTGAACGGCCCGCGGCCGTGGCGCTCGACCGCATGACGGGCCGGCACAAGGCGGTGCTGGCGATCTTCGCGCTGGCGCTGGGTTCGATGGTGATCGGCGTGGTGAAGTTCGACTGGTACATCGACGAGATCGCGGCGCTGTTTTTGTCGATGGCGATCGTCGTGGGCATCGTCGGGCGCCTCGGGCCCGACAACTGGGTGGCGGCGTTCATGCAGGGGGCAAAAGACCTGGCGCCGACGGCGCTCGTGATCGCGATCGCGCGCGGCACGATGATCCTCGCGCGCGACGCCCACATCATCGACACGATGCTGCACGGCCTGATGCCGCTCGTGCAATCGAGCCACCCCGTGTTCGCGGCGCAGAAGATGTATCTGATCCAGTCCGTGATCAACTTCTTCATCCACTCCGGCACGGGCCAGGCCGCGCTGACGATGCCGATCATGGCGCCGCTCGCGGACCTCGTGGGCGTCACGCGCCAGACCGCGATCCTTGCTTTTCAACTCGGCGAGCTGTCCACGCCGATGATCCCGACGTCCGGCATCACGGTGGGCGTGCTCGCGCTCGCGCGCGTGCCGTGGCTCACGTGGGCCAGGTGGATGATCCCGCTGCAGCTGATCTACCTCGTGCTGGCCCTCGCCCTGCTGGTGCCGCCGTGCCTGATGCAGTGGGGCTAA
- a CDS encoding MurR/RpiR family transcriptional regulator → MTPPVPSSASPDIGFAESSLGRSLLRVLAEGSASNRAIADYVLRNQVRVTALGIEELADACDVSTATISRFARDLGFKNYAAMRGAVAETLQSVLQPVEKLRSMIARRTAKVSPALESLGYAEAAITATSRALAGTQIDGIGMVLTKARTVYVLGFGLSSFLAGALAMHLQPFCRHVVEVAASGGTEVAASHLATVTGKDVLVVISLPRYTLDAASLTRFARDAGATIVSITDSPASPLAELGHHVLYAHSAHPVLPSSSSAALAVIEALAVSLMTSNKANVAKAARHTEAIAAYLHGEHQIKEGVRKRPVAKKP, encoded by the coding sequence ATGACTCCTCCCGTCCCGTCCAGCGCTTCGCCCGACATCGGATTCGCCGAGTCTTCGCTCGGCCGGTCGCTGTTGCGGGTGCTGGCCGAGGGCTCGGCGTCGAACCGTGCGATCGCGGATTACGTGCTGCGCAACCAGGTGCGCGTGACGGCGCTCGGGATCGAGGAACTGGCCGACGCGTGCGATGTGTCGACGGCGACCATCAGCCGCTTCGCGCGCGACCTCGGGTTTAAAAATTACGCGGCGATGCGCGGCGCGGTGGCGGAGACGTTGCAGTCCGTGCTGCAGCCCGTCGAAAAACTGCGCAGCATGATCGCGCGCCGCACCGCCAAGGTGTCGCCCGCGCTGGAAAGCCTGGGTTATGCCGAAGCGGCCATTACGGCCACCAGCCGCGCGCTGGCGGGCACGCAGATCGACGGCATCGGCATGGTGCTCACCAAGGCGCGCACCGTGTACGTGCTGGGCTTCGGCCTGTCGTCGTTCCTCGCGGGTGCGCTCGCGATGCACCTGCAGCCATTCTGCCGGCACGTGGTGGAAGTGGCCGCAAGCGGCGGCACGGAGGTGGCGGCGAGCCATCTCGCCACCGTCACCGGCAAGGACGTGCTGGTCGTGATCTCGCTGCCGCGCTACACGCTGGACGCCGCGTCGCTGACGCGGTTCGCGCGCGATGCCGGCGCGACCATCGTCTCCATCACGGACTCGCCCGCGTCGCCGCTCGCCGAGCTGGGGCACCACGTGCTGTACGCGCATAGCGCGCATCCGGTGCTGCCCAGCAGTTCGAGCGCCGCGCTGGCCGTCATCGAGGCGCTGGCGGTGTCGCTGATGACGTCCAACAAAGCCAACGTCGCCAAGGCGGCGCGCCACACCGAGGCCATCGCCGCCTATCTGCATGGCGAGCACCAGATCAAAGAGGGCGTGCGCAAGCGCCCCGTCGCGAAGAAGCCCTGA